Proteins encoded together in one Acidobacteriota bacterium window:
- a CDS encoding prolipoprotein diacylglyceryl transferase: protein MIPELFHIGQFSVSPFGLMLVLAFVGSYLQLRWGLKKLGIGDDDDASSMVLAAGVGGILGAKVYYVLLYQDWRLLFSRSGLVWYGGFLLAAALVVWVVHHRKMPRWRTIDAAAPALALGYGIGRVGCFLVGDDYGVPTDLPWGVVFKHGVPKTTAENLSYFYDWDFPAGVADSDWIAVHPTQVYETLIALGIWWVGLTLLRRVRSGTGRVGTTSVVVFSLLAMERFFIEFLRAKDDRLLGEFTVAQAISVAILVAMLVLWRLRPAGEPRGGETRGGPSGGTRGGPGGGNRGSKGGGEAVAEGGA from the coding sequence ATGATTCCCGAGCTATTTCATATCGGCCAATTCTCCGTCAGCCCCTTCGGTCTGATGCTCGTGCTGGCCTTCGTCGGCAGCTACCTGCAGCTGCGATGGGGGCTCAAGAAACTGGGCATCGGCGATGATGACGATGCGTCTTCCATGGTGCTGGCGGCGGGGGTGGGCGGCATCCTCGGTGCCAAGGTTTACTACGTTCTGTTGTACCAAGACTGGCGCCTGCTCTTCAGCCGCTCCGGCCTCGTCTGGTACGGCGGCTTCCTGCTCGCCGCGGCGCTGGTGGTGTGGGTGGTCCATCACCGCAAGATGCCCCGCTGGCGCACCATCGATGCCGCGGCGCCGGCCCTGGCCTTGGGCTACGGCATCGGCCGCGTCGGCTGCTTCCTGGTCGGGGACGACTATGGCGTGCCCACGGACTTGCCTTGGGGCGTGGTCTTCAAGCATGGCGTGCCCAAGACCACCGCTGAGAACCTCAGCTACTTCTACGATTGGGATTTCCCCGCCGGCGTCGCCGACTCCGACTGGATCGCCGTGCATCCGACCCAGGTCTACGAAACCCTCATCGCTCTGGGCATCTGGTGGGTGGGGCTGACGCTGCTGCGCCGAGTGCGCTCGGGTACCGGGCGCGTGGGCACCACCTCCGTGGTGGTCTTCTCGCTGCTGGCCATGGAGCGCTTCTTCATCGAATTCCTGCGCGCCAAGGACGATCGCCTGCTCGGCGAATTCACCGTCGCCCAGGCCATCAGCGTGGCCATTTTGGTGGCGATGCTGGTGCTCTGGCGGCTGCGTCCGGCAGGGGAGCCCCGTGGGGGAGAAACCCGCGGAGGACCTTCCGGCGGGACGAGGGGCGGCCCTGGCGGTGGCAACCGAGGCAGCAAGGGCGGTGGGGAGGCCGTCGCCGAGGGGGGCGCATGA
- the thiD gene encoding bifunctional hydroxymethylpyrimidine kinase/phosphomethylpyrimidine kinase, whose product MSLEPSRAGNPTPPRLLTIAGSDSGGGAGIQADLKTFAAFGGYGMSAITALTAQNTRQVTAVHEAPPEMVAAQIAAVFEDIGVDAVKIGMLASAPIIEAVAEALETYRDGDTPPVVLDPVMVAKSGDALLRDDAIDALRRRLLPLATLVTPNLPEAERLTGLPVSTDEEALAAAKELAKGGLAEAGTAVLLKGGHRRGDEIVDLLVDPRAQRPEDRERRFRHPRVATSSTHGTGCTLSSAIAAGLGSGATLASSIDEAIQYLHGALVAAFPLGHGHGPVHHLYRLQ is encoded by the coding sequence ATGAGCCTCGAGCCATCCAGAGCCGGAAACCCGACACCACCCCGGCTGCTCACCATCGCCGGCTCCGACTCCGGCGGTGGCGCCGGCATCCAGGCGGACCTCAAGACCTTCGCCGCCTTCGGGGGCTACGGCATGAGCGCCATCACCGCCCTCACCGCTCAGAACACTCGCCAGGTCACCGCCGTTCACGAGGCCCCACCGGAAATGGTAGCGGCCCAGATCGCCGCGGTTTTCGAGGATATCGGCGTCGATGCGGTGAAGATCGGCATGCTGGCCAGCGCTCCCATCATCGAAGCGGTGGCGGAGGCCCTCGAAACCTATCGAGACGGGGACACCCCGCCGGTGGTGCTGGATCCGGTCATGGTGGCCAAGAGTGGTGACGCGCTCCTGCGGGACGACGCCATCGATGCCTTGCGCCGCCGGTTGCTGCCCCTGGCGACCCTGGTCACCCCCAATCTGCCGGAGGCGGAGCGCTTGACGGGACTGCCGGTGAGCACGGACGAGGAAGCTCTGGCGGCGGCCAAAGAGCTGGCGAAGGGTGGGCTGGCCGAGGCGGGGACGGCGGTCCTGCTCAAAGGCGGGCATCGGCGGGGCGACGAGATCGTCGATCTGCTGGTGGACCCAAGAGCGCAACGGCCAGAGGATCGGGAGCGGCGGTTCCGTCATCCACGGGTCGCCACCTCTTCGACCCACGGCACCGGCTGTACCCTCAGCTCTGCCATCGCCGCCGGCCTGGGGTCTGGCGCGACTCTTGCTTCCTCTATCGACGAGGCGATCCAATACCTCCACGGTGCCCTGGTCGCTGCCTTTCCCTTGGGGCACGGGCACGGGCCGGTTCATCACCTGTATCGCCTCCAGTAG